A stretch of DNA from Bacillaceae bacterium S4-13-56:
CTTACGTCGATGATCAAGGGCGCTTGCGCTTTTCTTAGTAGATAGGAGGCAAAGAACATAATTGTGATGTCGTTGTCTTCGAATTCCTAGATAAAATGAAGATACCGAAAAGTTTTTGGAGTGCTAAGAAACTTTGTTTCAAATTACGTTATTGGCGTAAAACGGCGATTCAACACAAAGTCGAAGAAATGGCTCATTATGCGGGTATACGTATTTCTAGAGTCCATCCTCGAAACACAAGTGCATTAGCATATGATGGTTCTGGAAAAGTAGAACGCAATAATAAAAAAGACCTTGCCACGTTCACTACGGGCAAGATCTATCATGCTGATCTGTCAGCTGGTTATAATATAGCAGCTCGTTATTTTATTGGGGCATATCAAAAATCCATGTCAGAAAATTCAGGGTTGTCCTTGCAGGCAAAAGTTCCTGTAGTGGCAAAAAGAACATCACAAACTTTATCTTCGTTAATTAGTCTTCATCAGCAATGAAGTCACCGAAGGTGGCTTAATCGTGCTTGTTTTGTACTGTATTCAAGATAAGGGATGCAAATCAAATTGCGTAAGCAATTAGTTGGAGAGGTTCACATGATAAAACATTGTAGCTAAAACCAAAATTTTCTTAAGATGGGCTTTCTTTTTAGTTTTCAAGACACCAATTCTGGGTATATAATAAAAACATAAAAAAATATTCAGAAAATTGTTGCAATATCCGTCTGAATATTTCATAATAGTAAAAAGGAACAAGGGGGTATGTTCCAGTGAAAAAACAAAAAGTAGTCTATATGTTGAGAAGGTTTTCTGAGGTTAGGTATAAGAAGGTTATTGCCAAAAGGGAAATTTCGTTTGAGATTAAATTAGCTGCTAAATTATTTTTAGATGAGTTAACTTTCAAACGAAATAAGCATTATTTAGAAGGTTTAATTAATGAAGCTATTGAAGCAAATGATCGCGAAAGATTTTATGAATTAAGTACAGTCTATGCATCTTACACAAAAGAATAAACAAAAGAGGGTGGCATATGTCATCCTCTTTTTCAGTCTACATAGAAAAATGTATAAAGTGAAACTTCAATCAGTGAGGGTATTATTGTTCGTTCATGCCGTGATAAATGAATTTAAAAATAAGGTTTTTATGTTAAGTATGCCCCTAAATCCTTTTTCATGATACAGTAAAGATAGTTCTGAGAAAAGAAGGGATATACACCATGAAAAAAGCATTAATATTTTTACTTTTCCTAATCATTCTAATAGGGTGCCAAGCTCAAGATAAAGTATTTTCATTTCAGACAGCAACAAATCACCGAACAAGTACATTTGAGACAAAATCTACTCCAATCATAAATGATTCGAAAAATGAAGACAACGAGAATGAATCAGAGGATCTTGCCAAACAGGAGAGTGATCCTTCAGTTGTGGAGGTAGAGGACCCCTCTGCACTAGATGTGGTTGCTAATAAAAAAAGAATGCTTCCCGCGGATTATGTACCAGAAAATTTAGTAGTACCTAATGTACCTTTTTCTTTTAGTGGGGAAGATGAAAAGAGGTATGTTAGAGAGGATACAGCTAGTGCATTAGAGGAGCTATTTGCCGGTGCATCGGAGGAAGGGATAGAACTAGTGGCGGTATCTGGGTATCGCTCCTATGAGCGGCAAGCAGTTCTTTATAATCATTACGTAAACACAAATGGAAAGGAATACGCAGATAAATTTTCTGCACAGCCTGGAAAAAGTGAGCATCAAACAGGCTTGTCCATGGACGTTTCAGCAGCAGTGGTTACGTACAGGTTAGTACAGGATTTTGGGAATACGACTGAGGGAGAATGGCTAAAAAATAATGCACATCAATATGGGTTCATTATTCGATATCCTGAGGGTAAAAGCCATATCACAGGGTATAGTTATGAACCATGGCATATTCGCTATGTTGGGAAGGAAATGGCTAAAGAAATTTATGGACAGGATGTTACTTTAGAAGAGTACTTAGGATATGAGTAATTCCTAAGAGGATTTATGAAACTGCTTAAAATTTTTAAAGCTTTCCGACTTAGATATAAAAATATAAAAATGGTTCTTCAAATAGTGAGGAATCATCTTTTTTTATAGTACAAAGCTTCACCCCATTCAATTCTATTTCTACCCCTATTTTATGAGAATTCGAAAAATAACTCGTCTCTTTCTCCTCTTTTTTGATATTCTAGGAATAGAAGGTTAGCAAAGTTTAAGGAGGTTTTGAATGAAGAAGAAACCGGTAGTCAGTTGGATGATGTATGATTGGGGGAATTCGGCGTTTGCCACGACTATGATGGCTGCTGTATTACCTGTGTATTACTCTGATGTAGCTGCAAATGGAATACCAGAATCACTTGCAACAAGTTATTGGGGATATTCTCAGTCTATAGCCGTTCTAATTGTAGCCATCTTGTCTCCTGTTTTAGGAGCCATAAGCGATTCCGCTGGGTCTAAGAAGAACTTCTTAAGAACATTTGCTTATTTAGGGATACTGGCGAGTATTTTGCTCGCTTTTGTAGGGGAAGGAGATTATCTATTAGCATCCTTACTCATGATTATTGGGACTATTGGGTTTTCAGGAGGGAATGTATTTTACGATGCATTTTTACCTGAGATCGCAGAAGGGCAAAACATGGATAAAATTTCTTCCAGAGGGTATGCCTTTGGATATATTGGTGGAGGAATTCTTCTAGCGATTAACTTGTTAATGATCCAAAAGCCAGCATGGTTTGGATTTCCCGATACAGTAAGTGCCACACAAGCAACTTTTGTTACAGTAGGTATATGGTGGTTTATTTTTTCTATACCACTCTTCAAAAATATCAAAGAAGAAAAAAAGGTTCAGCCAAAGAGAGAGCACTCGTATGTGACTATCGGCTTTAAAAGAGTTGCCCAATCATTGACTGAAATTAAAAAGTTCAAGCAATTATTTTTGTTTCTTATAGCTTTCTGGCTCTTTAATGATGGGATTTCAACCATTATTAAAATGGCAACTATCTACGGAAGTGAAATCGGCATAGGGACAACTGATTTAATATCGGCCTTATTAATCACTCAATTCGTGGGTATCCCATTTGCGTTTTTCTTTGGGTGGTTAGCTACCAAGATTACTCCCAAAAAAGCTTTGTCTTTATCTTTAATCATCTATACGGGTATCGTTATTTTAGGTTTCTTTATGACAACTGCTCTCCACTTTTACATTCTGGCAATTTGTGTAGGCTTTGTTCAAGGAGGGGCTCAAGCATTAAGTAGATCTATTTTTGGAAGAATGGTACCAGGAAACCGTCATGCTGAATTCTTTGGGTTTTTTGGGGTTTCTTCGAAATTCGCTGCTATGTTTGGACCATTTGTGTTTGCTTTTATTGGGCAAATAACAGGTTCTAGTCGATTAGGGATTTTATCTTTAATCTTCTTCTTCGTTGTGGGATTCATCTTGTTGCAGTTAGTTGATATTGAAAAAGGTGAAAAAGAAGCAAAAGAAGCGACAGATCCAAAAGATAGAGTGATTATTTATTAACGAATAGTGAATAGATTAAAAAACGCAGGAATTATATAAATTCCTGCGTTTTTTTCTAAGAATAAGAAAATCCGTCTAGCTTCAGTGAAAAAGCTTCATCGAGTAAATCTTCGAAGTTTTTGCTTCGAGTAAGGAAAGCTACTTAGAGCTACTTCGCAGAAACAAGTGCGCTTCTTGTTACAAGGGGCGCATGCACTTTTCATATTTTGATTCCAAATTTTAAAAAGAAAAGCTTTTTGATATTCTGTTGATTTACAGAAAACAAATTTTGATTTAAAATTAAACTTAGACAAAGGAAAGAAAAAGTCTTTCGTGAAAAAAATTTAAATTCGCTCACTTTTCCAAAATTGCAGCATATCATTTTATTAGTAAAATGAACTTTTAAAAGTTCACTTTTTTTTAATATTAAGTTTCCTTAGGGAAAAATAGTGAGGGTAAGGAAATTGCTTATAAAGGAGAGATTTTATGACTGAAAATTTAATACTGGCATTTGGTTTTACATTAATGGCAGGTCTCTCAACAGGAATAGGTAGTATTCTTGCGTTTTTTACATCTTCAACAAACACAAAATTCCTTTCATTTTCTCTTGGGTTTTCTGCTGGGGTTATGATTTATGTGTCTATGATTGAAATCTTTGTAAAAGCACAGGATGCTCTTGTTCTTGAAATGGGTGAAGTAATGGGCAATTGGATGACAGTTGCAGGTTTTTTTGGGGGTATGTTACTCATTGCGTTAATTGATAAATTAATTCCTAAGCAAGGGAACCCACATGAGCTTAAGAAAGTAGAGGATATGAACAAGAAACCTCAAGATTCCAATTTGTTGAAGATGGGGAAGTTTACTGCACTTGCGATCGCTATTCATAATTTCCCAGAAGGAATTGCGACGTTTACTGCGACTTTACAAGATCCAACGATCGGTTTTGCAGTAGCTGTAGCCATCGCTATTCATAATATTCCAGAGGGGATTGCGGTTTCAGTTCCAGTTTATTTTGCGACAGGGGATCGAAAAAAAGCCTTTAAACTCTCCTTTTTATCTGGGATCTCAGAACCGCTTGGTGCGATTTTTGCTTATTTAGTTTTAATGCCTTATTTAACAGAAACGATGTTTGGAGTTATTTTCGCTGGTGTAGCCGGGATCATGGTATTTATTTCGCTCGATGAATTATTACCTGCAGCCAAAAAATACGATGAAGCACATTTGTCCATTTATGGAGTAGTTGCAGGCATGATGATTATGGCGCTAAGTCTTTTATTGTTTATTTAATAAAAACAGACCAAACCAATAAGATTTGGTCTGTTTTTCATCCATAAATAGACTCTGAGTAACGATTGGTTAATCCTAGTTCTAGAGGCTTACCTGTGTCATACGAATAGTTTCCTATAAGTTCACGGAGTAGAAGCTGCTTTCCTCTGGCAGGGGTTTGCCAAAAACGAATGATCTCAGAAATAATATCGATACTTTGTGCTCTAGCATGTTCATAAAGCTCCAAGAAGCTTTCTTCGGAAGACTCATTGGTTGCTGAATGATACCATTTATTATGTTGTTCATTTAAATAATCATGGTCATTCTGAAGCGGCTGATGGGAAAAATCAGAAACAAATGACCCTAGCAATTTATTCTTCCAGCCTAATGGGTCATAAAGAACACGTAATGCCCGTTTCATATCCCGATATGAATCCTGAATAAAGGAGTCAGTTGTTATCTCCTTGACCGAAGGAAAATGCGTATAGATTGTTTTCTTTAGGATATCTTCCACTTCAGAATTCAGCTTGTATCCTATATCAATTTCCTTATAAACAGGGGTTTTCCATGTAGGGAGGTTCCTGGCCTTCCTCATAAGGATGGTATCAATGGCAACTTCTAACCTTTGGTGATTATTTTTTTTGTATCCTGCTCGATAATGGATATAGGGATGAGTATTTCTATCTAAGATGTGATGAGTAATAAATCCTATTACATATGCTTTAGCATGATTGTTAGAGTTGGCTGAATGAAGAATTAAATCATATAGAAAATCTCCACATTTTTCTTGATGTATAAGATTTCCAACCTTTTCTACTGATTTTTCTTTTTTCCATGGCCAAAAGTTATGGTAAAAAAAAGGATCTGGACCTTGTGCGCCAAGATTCATATATCCTTGGTTTATCTCGGATTGATAAGGATACCTTACAGAGTCCATAACATCCTCACAAAACATAATATGTGTCCAAATATTAGGCATGAATCTTTCTCCCTTCACTGGTCCTGAAAAATCTATAGTTACATTATAAAGGAAATTATGTATATGCATAGATAGGTAATTCTTAAAGTTTTTTGTCCAAATAAAAAGAGTCCGCTATTTTGTAACATTTTAGCGGACTCTATTGTTCAAATTTCAAATTCATTCAATCGTATACCCTTCATGAAAATCGTGAGACAAAACTACGAGCGTTCTTCTCGACTCATCGCCTCCTTTATGTAACAATTTACTTAAAGGGTGCCTCCTTTCATGTAGTGTACTTATACTATAACCGAAAAACTGAATAGTGTAAATAGTCTGATTAAATTTTATCATTATTTTTAAAGGAAAACATTTTCGTATTGGATAAGGAGGAGATAGGTTTGGACTATCGAGTGGAAAAAGACACTATTGGAGAAATTAAAGTAGATGCTTCAAAGAATTGGGGGGCACAAACAGAAAGGAGCCGAAATAATTTTCCGATTGGTAAAGAAAAAATGCCATTAGAAATTATCCGTGCATTCGCTATTTTGAAGAAAAGCGCAGCTATAGCGAATCATAAGCTAGGACTATTGGAAGAAGAAAAAAAAGATGCCATTACATATGCGGCAGATCGAATTCTCTCAGGTGAATTAGATGAACACTTTCCATTGGTCGTTTGGCAAACAGGAAGTGGAACACAATCTAATATGAATGTGAATGAAGTTATTGCTTTTGTGGGGAATCAATGGCTAGAAGGAAAAGGAAAAGAATGTAGACTTCATCCTAACGATGATGTGAATAAGTCTCAGAGTTCGAATGATACGTATCCTACCGCTATGCATATTGCGGCAGTCCTAAAGGTAGAGGATGATCTTCTTCCTGCTATAGATGTACTAAAGCAAACTTTTGAAAAACAGGTGGATCGCTTTAAAGATATAGTTAAAATCGGTAGAACTCACCTTCAAGATGCGACTCCATTGACTTTAGGTCAAGAAATTAGTGGATGGCATCGTATGTTAGAAAAATCATCTGAAATGATTGAAAATAGCTTGGAATATGTAAGAGAGCTTGCCATTGGAGGAACAGCTGTTGGAACAGGGTTAAACGCACATCCTGATTTTTCTGAGATGGTATGTACTGAAATTGAAAAAATTACAAATAAGACATTTAAATCAGCAAAAAATAAATTTCATGCCTTAACAAGCCATGATGATATGGTTTATGTTCATGGAGCGATCAAAGGATTAGCAGCCGATATGATGAAAATCGCAAACGATATTAGATGGCTTGCCAGTGGTCCACGAAGTGGGATAGGAGAAATTACCATTCCCGCCAATGAACCGGGGAGCTCGATTATGCCTGGGAAAGTAAACCCTACCCAGAGTGAAGCAGTCACAATGGTAGCGGCACAAGTTATGGGGAATGATGCAACCATTGGATTTGCTGCAAGTCAGGGGAATTTTGAATTAAACGTCTTTAAACCAGTCATTGCCTACAACTTTATGCAAAGCTGTGAATTATTGAGTGATAGTATACGCTCTTTTAATGACAGATGTGCAATAGGAATTGAAGCAAATGAGAA
This window harbors:
- a CDS encoding IDEAL domain-containing protein, with product MKKQKVVYMLRRFSEVRYKKVIAKREISFEIKLAAKLFLDELTFKRNKHYLEGLINEAIEANDRERFYELSTVYASYTKE
- a CDS encoding M15 family metallopeptidase, producing the protein MKKALIFLLFLIILIGCQAQDKVFSFQTATNHRTSTFETKSTPIINDSKNEDNENESEDLAKQESDPSVVEVEDPSALDVVANKKRMLPADYVPENLVVPNVPFSFSGEDEKRYVREDTASALEELFAGASEEGIELVAVSGYRSYERQAVLYNHYVNTNGKEYADKFSAQPGKSEHQTGLSMDVSAAVVTYRLVQDFGNTTEGEWLKNNAHQYGFIIRYPEGKSHITGYSYEPWHIRYVGKEMAKEIYGQDVTLEEYLGYE
- a CDS encoding MFS transporter yields the protein MKKKPVVSWMMYDWGNSAFATTMMAAVLPVYYSDVAANGIPESLATSYWGYSQSIAVLIVAILSPVLGAISDSAGSKKNFLRTFAYLGILASILLAFVGEGDYLLASLLMIIGTIGFSGGNVFYDAFLPEIAEGQNMDKISSRGYAFGYIGGGILLAINLLMIQKPAWFGFPDTVSATQATFVTVGIWWFIFSIPLFKNIKEEKKVQPKREHSYVTIGFKRVAQSLTEIKKFKQLFLFLIAFWLFNDGISTIIKMATIYGSEIGIGTTDLISALLITQFVGIPFAFFFGWLATKITPKKALSLSLIIYTGIVILGFFMTTALHFYILAICVGFVQGGAQALSRSIFGRMVPGNRHAEFFGFFGVSSKFAAMFGPFVFAFIGQITGSSRLGILSLIFFFVVGFILLQLVDIEKGEKEAKEATDPKDRVIIY
- the zupT gene encoding zinc transporter ZupT, with the protein product MTENLILAFGFTLMAGLSTGIGSILAFFTSSTNTKFLSFSLGFSAGVMIYVSMIEIFVKAQDALVLEMGEVMGNWMTVAGFFGGMLLIALIDKLIPKQGNPHELKKVEDMNKKPQDSNLLKMGKFTALAIAIHNFPEGIATFTATLQDPTIGFAVAVAIAIHNIPEGIAVSVPVYFATGDRKKAFKLSFLSGISEPLGAIFAYLVLMPYLTETMFGVIFAGVAGIMVFISLDELLPAAKKYDEAHLSIYGVVAGMMIMALSLLLFI
- a CDS encoding zinc dependent phospholipase C family protein; amino-acid sequence: MPNIWTHIMFCEDVMDSVRYPYQSEINQGYMNLGAQGPDPFFYHNFWPWKKEKSVEKVGNLIHQEKCGDFLYDLILHSANSNNHAKAYVIGFITHHILDRNTHPYIHYRAGYKKNNHQRLEVAIDTILMRKARNLPTWKTPVYKEIDIGYKLNSEVEDILKKTIYTHFPSVKEITTDSFIQDSYRDMKRALRVLYDPLGWKNKLLGSFVSDFSHQPLQNDHDYLNEQHNKWYHSATNESSEESFLELYEHARAQSIDIISEIIRFWQTPARGKQLLLRELIGNYSYDTGKPLELGLTNRYSESIYG
- the fumC gene encoding class II fumarate hydratase, with amino-acid sequence MDYRVEKDTIGEIKVDASKNWGAQTERSRNNFPIGKEKMPLEIIRAFAILKKSAAIANHKLGLLEEEKKDAITYAADRILSGELDEHFPLVVWQTGSGTQSNMNVNEVIAFVGNQWLEGKGKECRLHPNDDVNKSQSSNDTYPTAMHIAAVLKVEDDLLPAIDVLKQTFEKQVDRFKDIVKIGRTHLQDATPLTLGQEISGWHRMLEKSSEMIENSLEYVRELAIGGTAVGTGLNAHPDFSEMVCTEIEKITNKTFKSAKNKFHALTSHDDMVYVHGAIKGLAADMMKIANDIRWLASGPRSGIGEITIPANEPGSSIMPGKVNPTQSEAVTMVAAQVMGNDATIGFAASQGNFELNVFKPVIAYNFMQSCELLSDSIRSFNDRCAIGIEANEKKINQFVRDSLMLVTALNPYIGYENAAKIAKYAFEKELTLKEAALETKLLTEEQFDEWIDPKRMTGSN